One Kallotenue papyrolyticum genomic window carries:
- a CDS encoding DEAD/DEAH box helicase, with the protein MDVFHLRNQLIKHYADYTQSFLNILDPDIREFTQAQLASGKLWPDALIQLSPAYEQAETIAELADAGVLHPQCAQIFQLRRPDGALESLRLYRHQRQAIDLAHAGKHYVVTTGTGSGKSLTYMVPIIDHVLRHQPEAGRVRAIIVYPMNALINSQDLALQRFLDHLPLHERRVRYARYTGQESEAQKQAIQRDPPHLLLTNYVMLELMLTRPEEFPLVDRDHAALQFIVLDELHTYRGRQGADVAMLMRRLRERCGNEELICIGTSATMASGPGQNDRRAAVARVASRIFGVPIAAEQVIEETLVNAIPAFVRPTDEQLRAALQAELPATLDWPTFQHHPLAAWIEQTYSLETDAQGRLQRARPRSLREGAQALAERTGVALERCMEHLQRFFQLGSAVRDPQGKPGFSFKLHQFISQGSAVYATLEAPAQRLLTLEGQRYAPGADGDRLLFPLVFCRECGQHYYLCAYDEREGRVVPRDPLTRGEDVQHPARAGYLIVGEEAWSEDQNDMLPDSWFSYPRRGPRKIKKEWTEFVPRRLYVAADGTVTATPSAEHVTCWFLPTPFMTCLQCGVVYTKRERNDFSKLARLSSEGRSTATTLLTLAALNEMRRSDLPPEAQKLLSFTDNRQDASLQAGHLNDFVNVALLRAAICAAVRAPDAPLDHRLIARRVCEALNLEQHHYASAPATGPEAQRSNEAALIELLDYRIYEDLRRSWRVTQPNLEQCGLLRIDYANLKVICADDARWQAHPVLRDSTPEQRERAVRALLEHLRRELAINAPVLDPQRQDQIKRNVNAKLNEAWRFDENEELRQATAFVLPGADNLPEGARSLSARTAIGRFLRSRDTWPVLNETMSEEEYEPFLTALIEVLCGNQLLIKTKVQGHQAVQVRYDALLWCAGDGQNAAGDLVRARRMTNFAATPRPVNRFFHDFYSGWASRLRGVEGREHTGQVKGQRREAREERFRHGALPILFCSPTMELGIDIADLNLVHLRNVPPTPANYAQRSGRAGRSGQPALIVTYCSVGSGHDQYFFQRPIQMVAGVVAPPQIELANEDLIRAHVHAVWLAATGCNLGHSMIEVINTADPSLPLHAEVRARLELTPAQREAVLDTCRRMLATAQAELAATAWYSDAWLHSVIANAATAFDRACDRWRELYRAAQEQLQEARQHIDLYHHQRHAREKLRAAEQREREAKRQRELLTNAGDQQGESDFYPYRYLASEGFLPGYNFPRLPVRAFLRTGGDEAEYLARPRFLAITEFGPQNVIYHEGRKYRVTRTQTRSGSLTQDFIRIKICRRCGYLHEGATLEADLCAQCATLLSGSAVELLPSVLEMPTQLTQRVERISCEEEERLREGYIVTTHYQFARDHDRLRRQMATLTGADMPALTLSYGPQATIWRINRGWRRMQQPGFALELQQRRWHKRPGEEDAPEPCNDSSEIAYGVQLFVRDTRNLLLVDLPAELEHATALSLQYALQRGIQEVFQLEEQELSSELLGESAPFRILLWEATEGGAGVLRRIVEEPEALARVALEALRICHSDPTTGQELDAGECARACYRCLLSYSNQPWHALLDRRLVIPLLQRLSHARIQRGAEATPNDDAPGDLPPFAQRVYAILRERGYRLPDAILPLIAGRRPHFFYQPDICVLCHEAGQSVAALKEHLEDSGCRVIVIDNSQHLEEQLARHTFWS; encoded by the coding sequence GTGGACGTTTTTCACCTGCGCAATCAGCTCATCAAGCACTATGCCGACTACACCCAGAGTTTCCTGAACATTCTCGATCCGGACATTCGCGAGTTTACGCAGGCGCAGCTCGCCAGCGGCAAGCTCTGGCCCGACGCGTTGATCCAGCTCTCGCCGGCCTACGAGCAGGCCGAAACCATCGCCGAGCTGGCCGACGCAGGCGTGCTCCATCCGCAGTGCGCGCAGATCTTCCAACTGCGGCGGCCCGACGGCGCGCTGGAGTCGTTGCGCCTCTACCGTCACCAGCGTCAGGCCATCGATCTAGCCCATGCCGGCAAGCATTATGTCGTGACGACCGGCACCGGCTCCGGCAAGAGTCTGACCTACATGGTGCCGATCATCGACCATGTGCTACGCCACCAGCCCGAAGCAGGCCGCGTGCGGGCGATCATCGTCTATCCCATGAACGCGCTGATCAACTCGCAGGACCTGGCGCTGCAGCGCTTTCTCGACCACCTACCGCTCCACGAGCGGCGCGTGCGCTACGCGCGCTACACCGGCCAGGAAAGCGAAGCGCAAAAACAGGCTATTCAGCGCGATCCCCCGCATCTGCTGCTGACCAACTATGTCATGCTGGAGCTGATGCTTACGCGGCCCGAGGAATTCCCGCTGGTGGACCGCGACCATGCCGCGCTGCAGTTTATCGTGCTGGACGAGCTGCACACCTACCGCGGGCGGCAGGGCGCGGATGTCGCCATGCTGATGCGGCGACTGCGCGAGCGCTGCGGCAACGAGGAGCTGATCTGCATCGGCACCAGCGCGACGATGGCCAGCGGCCCGGGGCAGAACGATCGGCGCGCGGCGGTAGCGCGGGTCGCCAGCCGCATCTTCGGCGTGCCGATCGCCGCCGAGCAGGTGATCGAGGAGACGCTGGTCAACGCCATTCCCGCCTTTGTGCGTCCCACGGACGAGCAACTGCGCGCCGCCCTACAGGCGGAGCTGCCCGCTACGCTGGACTGGCCCACCTTTCAACATCATCCGCTGGCGGCCTGGATCGAACAGACCTACAGCCTGGAAACTGATGCGCAGGGCCGCCTGCAACGCGCGCGGCCCCGCAGTCTGCGCGAGGGCGCGCAGGCGCTGGCCGAACGCACCGGCGTAGCGCTGGAACGCTGCATGGAGCATCTGCAACGCTTCTTCCAACTCGGCAGCGCAGTGCGCGACCCGCAGGGCAAGCCCGGCTTCTCCTTCAAGCTGCACCAGTTCATCTCGCAGGGCAGCGCGGTTTATGCCACGCTGGAAGCACCCGCACAGCGCCTGCTGACGCTGGAGGGGCAGCGCTATGCCCCCGGCGCCGATGGCGACCGTCTGCTGTTTCCGCTGGTCTTCTGCCGCGAGTGCGGCCAGCACTACTACCTCTGCGCCTATGACGAGCGCGAGGGTCGCGTTGTGCCGCGCGATCCGCTTACGCGCGGCGAGGATGTCCAGCACCCGGCGCGCGCCGGCTACCTGATCGTCGGCGAGGAAGCCTGGAGCGAAGACCAGAACGACATGCTGCCGGATAGCTGGTTCAGCTATCCACGCCGCGGACCGCGCAAGATCAAGAAAGAATGGACCGAGTTCGTGCCGCGCCGGCTCTACGTCGCCGCCGACGGCACGGTCACCGCCACGCCATCCGCCGAGCACGTGACCTGCTGGTTTCTGCCCACGCCCTTCATGACCTGCCTGCAGTGCGGCGTGGTCTATACCAAACGCGAGCGCAACGACTTCAGCAAGCTGGCGCGGCTCAGCAGCGAAGGACGCAGCACCGCCACCACGCTGCTCACGCTGGCCGCGCTCAACGAGATGCGGCGCTCGGATCTGCCGCCCGAAGCGCAAAAGCTGCTGAGCTTCACCGACAACCGCCAGGACGCGTCGTTGCAGGCCGGCCACCTCAACGATTTTGTCAACGTTGCGCTGCTACGCGCGGCGATCTGCGCCGCGGTCCGCGCCCCCGACGCACCGCTCGACCATCGCCTGATCGCCCGGCGCGTCTGCGAGGCCCTGAACCTGGAGCAACACCACTACGCCAGCGCACCCGCGACAGGCCCCGAAGCGCAACGGAGCAACGAAGCCGCGCTGATCGAGCTGCTCGACTACCGCATCTATGAGGATCTGCGCCGAAGCTGGCGCGTCACGCAGCCCAACCTGGAACAGTGCGGCCTGCTGCGCATCGACTACGCCAACCTGAAGGTGATCTGCGCCGACGACGCGCGCTGGCAGGCACACCCCGTGCTGCGCGACTCAACGCCGGAGCAGCGCGAACGCGCCGTCCGCGCGCTACTGGAGCATCTGCGCCGCGAACTGGCGATCAACGCGCCGGTGCTCGACCCGCAACGCCAGGATCAGATCAAGCGCAACGTCAACGCCAAGCTCAACGAGGCCTGGCGCTTCGACGAGAACGAGGAACTGCGCCAGGCAACCGCGTTCGTGCTGCCCGGCGCAGACAACCTGCCCGAAGGCGCGCGCAGTCTCTCGGCGCGAACGGCCATCGGTCGTTTCCTGCGCTCGCGCGATACCTGGCCGGTGTTGAACGAAACCATGAGCGAGGAGGAGTACGAGCCCTTCCTCACGGCGCTGATCGAGGTGCTGTGCGGCAACCAGCTGCTGATCAAGACCAAGGTACAGGGCCATCAGGCCGTGCAGGTGCGCTACGACGCGCTGCTGTGGTGCGCGGGCGATGGTCAGAACGCCGCCGGCGACCTGGTGCGCGCGCGACGCATGACCAACTTCGCCGCTACCCCGCGGCCGGTCAACCGGTTTTTCCACGATTTTTACAGCGGCTGGGCCAGCCGGTTGCGCGGCGTCGAAGGCCGCGAGCATACCGGCCAGGTCAAAGGCCAGCGCCGCGAAGCGCGCGAAGAGCGCTTCCGCCACGGCGCGCTGCCGATCCTCTTCTGCTCGCCGACCATGGAACTGGGCATCGACATCGCCGATCTCAACCTGGTGCACCTGCGCAACGTGCCGCCTACGCCGGCCAACTATGCGCAGCGCAGCGGACGTGCCGGACGCAGCGGCCAGCCCGCGCTGATCGTCACCTACTGTTCGGTGGGCAGCGGCCACGACCAGTACTTCTTCCAGCGTCCGATCCAGATGGTCGCCGGCGTGGTCGCGCCGCCGCAGATCGAGCTGGCCAACGAGGACTTGATCCGCGCGCATGTGCATGCCGTCTGGCTGGCGGCGACCGGCTGCAACCTGGGCCACTCGATGATCGAGGTGATCAACACCGCCGATCCCAGCCTGCCGCTGCACGCCGAGGTGCGGGCCCGCCTGGAGCTCACACCCGCACAACGCGAAGCGGTGCTCGACACCTGCCGCCGCATGCTGGCCACGGCGCAGGCCGAGCTGGCCGCAACCGCCTGGTACAGCGACGCCTGGCTGCACAGCGTGATCGCCAACGCGGCCACGGCCTTCGACCGCGCCTGCGATCGCTGGCGCGAGCTGTACCGCGCTGCGCAGGAACAGCTCCAGGAAGCGCGGCAGCACATCGATCTTTACCACCATCAGCGCCACGCGCGTGAGAAGCTGCGCGCAGCCGAACAGCGCGAGCGCGAGGCCAAGCGCCAGCGGGAACTGCTCACCAACGCCGGTGATCAACAGGGCGAGTCCGACTTCTATCCCTACCGCTACCTGGCCAGCGAAGGCTTCCTGCCCGGCTACAACTTCCCGCGCCTGCCGGTACGCGCCTTTTTGCGGACCGGTGGCGATGAAGCCGAGTATCTGGCCCGCCCGCGCTTCCTGGCGATCACCGAGTTCGGACCGCAGAACGTGATCTATCACGAGGGCCGCAAGTACCGCGTGACGCGCACCCAAACGCGCTCCGGCAGTCTGACGCAGGACTTCATCCGCATCAAGATCTGCCGGCGCTGTGGCTACCTGCACGAAGGCGCGACGCTGGAAGCCGACCTGTGCGCACAGTGCGCGACGCTGCTGTCGGGGAGCGCGGTTGAGCTGCTGCCCAGCGTGCTGGAGATGCCCACGCAGCTTACGCAGCGCGTCGAGCGCATCAGCTGCGAGGAGGAGGAGCGCCTGCGTGAGGGCTACATCGTCACCACGCACTACCAATTCGCGCGCGACCACGATCGACTGCGCCGCCAGATGGCGACGCTGACCGGTGCGGACATGCCCGCGCTGACGTTGAGCTACGGCCCGCAGGCCACGATCTGGCGCATCAACCGCGGCTGGCGGCGTATGCAGCAACCCGGCTTCGCCCTTGAGCTCCAGCAACGGCGCTGGCACAAACGGCCGGGCGAGGAAGACGCGCCGGAGCCGTGCAACGACAGCAGTGAGATCGCCTATGGTGTGCAGCTCTTTGTGCGCGACACGCGCAACCTGTTGCTGGTTGACCTGCCCGCCGAGCTGGAGCACGCCACGGCGCTCAGCCTCCAATATGCGCTGCAACGCGGCATCCAGGAGGTCTTCCAGCTCGAGGAGCAGGAGCTCAGCTCCGAGCTGCTGGGCGAGAGCGCGCCCTTCCGCATTCTGCTGTGGGAAGCCACCGAAGGCGGCGCGGGCGTGCTGCGGCGCATCGTCGAAGAGCCGGAGGCCCTGGCGCGCGTGGCGCTCGAAGCGCTGCGCATCTGCCACAGCGATCCCACCACGGGCCAGGAGCTAGATGCCGGCGAGTGCGCACGCGCCTGCTACCGCTGCCTGCTGAGCTACAGCAACCAGCCCTGGCACGCGCTGCTCGATCGCCGTCTGGTGATCCCGCTGTTGCAACGCCTGAGCCACGCGCGTATCCAGCGCGGCGCCGAGGCTACGCCGAATGACGATGCCCCCGGCGACCTGCCACCCTTCGCGCAGCGCGTGTATGCGATACTGCGCGAGCGCGGCTACCGCCTGCCCGACGCGATCCTGCCGCTGATCGCCGGCCGGCGCCCGCACTTCTTCTACCAGCCGGATATCTGCGTGCTGTGTCATGAGGCCGGCCAGTCCGTCGCAGCGCTGAAAGAGCACCTGGAAGACAGCGGCTGCCGTGTGATCGTGATCGACAATTCACAACACCTTGAAGAGCAACTGGCACGTCATACATTTTGGAGTTGA
- a CDS encoding helicase-related protein, whose translation MPKFEVGSLVRVREREWVVLPSPRDDVLLLRPLGGAEAEICGIYRPLEEHLVSAADFPPPRVESAGDFESGRLLRDAARLALRSGAGPFRSLGRLGMRPRPYQLVPLIMALRLDPVRLLIADDVGIGKTVEAALIARELLDRGEIRRLTVLCPPHLCDQWQRELREKFAIDAVIVRSSTVAALERQLPRGDLSIFDYFPFTVASIDYVKHDRHRAAFVGACPELVIVDEAHTAARPGGRASAQQQRHDLVREIAARPERHLLLLTATPHSGIEESFSSLLGLLRPEFATLDLQRLQQAEREQLSRHFVQRRRADVKQWLGEATPFPEREWTEVTYRLEHSPQYRQLFEKVVHVARNLIGNARLPTQRQRVRYWAALALLRCVMSSPAAAATALALRAGSDPDRMLADNEDDELLGSAPPDQEPPADESLGSYVHDRDEHEDAPDVEPTHVIEEGSRPSQRATLRDLVKRAEALKGDKDPKLLRAQVILEALLRDGYHPIVYCRYIATAKYVAEELQQRLTLKDLRVLAVTGERSEEEREALVAELSASPRRLLVATDCLSEGINLQHAFDAVLHYDLPWNPNRLEQREGRVDRYGQPRATVRTVLFYGEDNPIDQAVMKVLLRKAVTIHRSLGIAVPLPINSETVLETLIGSLFRHDAQQLALFDAGQPSALPGDAADLEQVEQVWERAVERERQSRTRFAQRAIRPDEVARELEESDAVLGDPHTVRDFVLAACARLGAPLLASAPPSESTAPHTNRSGAAATIWRLDLPSLPGAIRERLAPLLRHGRAASTTTLLLTFDDLAAPGVEQVGRNHPLTTALADYLLETALTAEQSTPPAARCGVIRTRAVTQRTLLLLLRARMLIESARQPLPTLAEELIVCGVHGRAEQRTWLEQAEALELLNHAQPAASLTPDERAHHLQQALAQLPELHDQLRVIAEQRAHRLEAAHNRVRTATQAGRARVRPNLPPDVLGLYVLLPVIEVNR comes from the coding sequence ATGCCGAAATTTGAAGTAGGTTCGCTGGTGCGCGTGCGCGAGCGCGAATGGGTCGTGCTGCCCTCGCCACGCGATGATGTGCTGCTGCTGCGTCCGCTGGGCGGCGCGGAGGCCGAAATCTGCGGCATCTATCGCCCGCTGGAAGAGCATCTGGTCAGCGCCGCGGATTTTCCTCCGCCGCGCGTCGAGAGCGCCGGCGATTTCGAGAGTGGCCGCCTGCTGCGCGATGCGGCGCGCCTTGCGCTGCGCAGCGGCGCGGGACCCTTCCGCAGCCTGGGACGGCTGGGTATGCGCCCGCGGCCCTACCAGCTCGTGCCGCTGATCATGGCGCTGCGCCTCGACCCGGTGCGCCTGCTGATCGCCGACGATGTGGGCATTGGCAAAACCGTCGAGGCCGCGCTGATCGCCCGCGAGCTGCTCGACCGCGGCGAGATCCGCCGCCTCACCGTGCTGTGCCCACCGCATCTCTGCGATCAGTGGCAGCGCGAGCTGCGCGAGAAGTTCGCCATCGACGCGGTCATCGTCCGCTCCAGCACTGTTGCCGCACTCGAACGCCAGTTGCCGCGCGGCGACCTGAGCATCTTCGACTACTTCCCCTTCACGGTTGCCAGCATCGATTACGTCAAGCACGATCGGCACCGCGCTGCGTTTGTGGGCGCCTGTCCCGAACTGGTGATCGTGGACGAGGCGCACACCGCCGCGCGCCCGGGCGGTCGCGCCAGCGCGCAGCAGCAGCGTCACGATCTGGTGCGTGAGATCGCGGCGCGCCCCGAACGCCATCTGCTGCTGCTGACGGCCACACCCCACAGCGGCATCGAGGAGTCGTTCAGCTCGCTGCTGGGTCTGCTGCGCCCCGAGTTCGCGACGCTCGACCTGCAACGCCTGCAGCAAGCCGAACGCGAGCAGTTGTCACGGCATTTTGTGCAGCGTCGCCGCGCCGATGTCAAACAGTGGCTGGGCGAGGCCACGCCCTTCCCGGAGCGCGAGTGGACCGAGGTGACCTACCGCCTGGAGCACTCGCCGCAGTATCGCCAGTTGTTCGAGAAGGTTGTCCACGTTGCGCGCAATCTGATCGGCAACGCCAGGCTGCCCACGCAGCGCCAGCGGGTGCGCTACTGGGCGGCGCTGGCCCTGCTGCGCTGCGTGATGAGCAGTCCAGCGGCGGCGGCGACGGCGCTGGCCCTGCGCGCCGGCAGCGATCCCGACCGGATGCTGGCGGACAACGAGGACGACGAGCTGCTCGGCAGCGCGCCCCCCGATCAGGAGCCGCCTGCCGACGAGAGCCTGGGCAGCTATGTCCATGATCGCGACGAACACGAGGACGCACCCGATGTCGAGCCGACGCACGTGATCGAAGAGGGCAGCAGGCCCAGCCAACGCGCTACGCTGCGCGATCTGGTCAAACGCGCCGAGGCGCTGAAGGGCGACAAGGATCCCAAGCTGCTGCGCGCGCAGGTGATCCTCGAAGCCCTGCTGCGCGACGGCTACCACCCGATCGTCTATTGCCGCTACATCGCCACGGCGAAGTACGTCGCCGAGGAGCTGCAGCAACGCCTCACGCTCAAGGATCTGCGCGTGCTGGCCGTGACCGGCGAGCGCTCGGAAGAAGAGCGCGAGGCGCTGGTAGCCGAGCTGAGCGCCAGCCCGCGCCGACTGCTAGTTGCCACCGACTGCCTCAGCGAGGGCATCAACCTGCAGCACGCCTTTGACGCCGTGCTGCACTACGATCTGCCCTGGAACCCCAACCGCCTGGAGCAGCGCGAAGGCCGCGTCGATCGCTACGGCCAGCCGCGCGCCACGGTGCGCACCGTGCTGTTCTACGGCGAGGACAACCCCATCGATCAGGCGGTGATGAAGGTGCTGCTGCGCAAGGCCGTCACCATCCACCGCTCGCTGGGCATCGCCGTGCCGCTGCCGATCAACAGCGAAACCGTGCTGGAAACGCTGATCGGCTCGCTGTTCCGACATGATGCGCAACAACTCGCGCTGTTCGATGCCGGGCAGCCGAGCGCGCTGCCGGGCGACGCCGCCGATCTGGAACAGGTGGAGCAGGTATGGGAGCGCGCCGTCGAACGCGAGCGGCAGAGCCGCACGCGCTTCGCTCAGCGCGCGATCCGTCCCGACGAGGTCGCACGCGAGCTGGAAGAGAGCGATGCCGTGCTGGGCGATCCGCACACCGTGCGCGATTTTGTGCTGGCCGCCTGCGCGCGTCTTGGAGCGCCGCTGCTGGCGAGCGCGCCGCCGTCGGAGAGCACAGCGCCCCACACCAACCGGTCCGGCGCCGCCGCCACGATCTGGCGGCTCGACCTCCCCTCGCTGCCCGGCGCCATTCGCGAACGCCTCGCGCCGCTGCTGCGCCATGGCCGCGCTGCGAGCACCACCACGCTGCTGCTCACCTTCGACGATCTGGCCGCACCCGGTGTTGAACAGGTAGGCCGCAATCACCCGCTGACCACCGCGCTGGCCGACTACCTGCTCGAAACGGCGCTGACCGCCGAACAGAGCACGCCTCCCGCCGCGCGCTGCGGCGTGATCCGCACCCGCGCGGTGACGCAGCGCACGCTGCTGCTGCTGCTGCGCGCGCGCATGCTGATCGAAAGCGCGCGCCAACCACTGCCAACCCTGGCCGAAGAGCTGATCGTCTGCGGCGTGCACGGCCGTGCCGAACAGCGTACCTGGCTGGAGCAGGCGGAGGCGCTGGAGCTGCTCAACCACGCCCAGCCGGCAGCCTCGCTCACGCCCGACGAACGCGCCCACCACCTGCAGCAGGCCCTGGCGCAGCTCCCCGAGCTGCATGACCAGCTGCGGGTCATCGCCGAGCAGCGCGCGCACCGCCTCGAAGCTGCGCACAACCGGGTGCGCACCGCTACGCAGGCCGGGCGCGCCCGTGTGCGGCCCAACCTGCCGCCCGATGTGCTGGGCCTGTACGTGCTACTCCCCGTGATCGAGGTGAATCGATGA
- a CDS encoding GxxExxY protein, with translation MNHKDTKDTKTLADRVSREVIGAAIEVHKTLGPGLLESAYEACLCYELQLRGIAFERQVPLPIVYKGVRLDCGYRLDLLVENLLIIELKAVEQIEPIHDAQLLTYLRLTGIWLGLLINFNVPVLRQGIKRLVNG, from the coding sequence ATGAACCACAAAGACACAAAGGACACGAAGACTCTCGCGGATCGCGTGTCGCGTGAGGTGATCGGGGCTGCGATTGAGGTGCATAAGACGCTCGGACCGGGCCTCCTTGAATCAGCTTATGAAGCATGTTTATGTTATGAGCTTCAACTACGAGGTATCGCTTTTGAGCGTCAGGTTCCGTTGCCCATCGTGTACAAGGGCGTTCGTCTCGACTGCGGCTATCGGCTCGATCTGCTGGTCGAAAATCTGTTGATTATCGAACTGAAGGCTGTCGAACAAATCGAGCCTATCCATGACGCGCAACTGCTGACATACTTGCGACTGACCGGAATCTGGCTCGGCCTGTTGATCAATTTCAATGTACCGGTACTCCGTCAAGGTATTAAACGACTCGTTAATGGATGA